The Thioalkalivibrio sulfidiphilus HL-EbGr7 genome includes a window with the following:
- a CDS encoding methyl-accepting chemotaxis protein, protein METLLKPATWLMDRFRYPVKFALIFVLVLLPLLLLSSLTISNINSTIGFLHSERQGLSYIQSVRQPIEFMQQHRGIMATVLAGNTGARTQAQEIRDRVDRALAELSEVDARLGGQLETGNRLAEIQRAWGEIKSASENLAPAESVRRHTDLIAMTMALISHVADTSNITLDPDLDSYYLGDALVNRLLGLTETMGQARALGSGAAAAGQLSPEQRVRLAVLSSNMRSLDRDLRSGLEAAFNANPTLSSSLGRLVEANNQAVADFSRMLQEQLLDVQNITVSGPQVFDAGTRSITETYRLYDAMVPVLDNLFTTRIRNQTATRNLALVVVAGVLLLVAYLFIGLYLSIHTSVQRIGDATRRMAGGDLTTRVSLNARDEMGQVAQRFNDMAEQFEALIQQIVSATSQLASASEEVAAVSKDSARNVDRQRQETDQVATAMNEMTATVQEVASNAAGAAGAASNTDNEAKGGLQVVKSTSQAITGLASEVEKAAEVIRRVSADSETIGAVLDVIKGIAEQTNLLALNAAIEAARAGEQGRGFAVVADEVRTLASRTQQSTQEIEEMIERLQSGAREAVKAMGASRERAQQGVEQANEAAEALEAITRAVATINEMNTQIASAAEQQSATTEQMNRSIISIREIAEQTASGAEQTTSASDELARLAAELQSRAGNFTISHRPS, encoded by the coding sequence ATGGAAACCCTGCTGAAACCCGCCACCTGGCTGATGGATCGCTTCCGCTACCCGGTGAAGTTCGCCCTGATCTTCGTGCTGGTGCTGTTGCCCCTGCTGCTCCTGAGCAGCCTCACCATCAGCAACATCAACAGCACCATTGGATTTCTGCACAGCGAGCGCCAGGGGCTGAGCTACATCCAGTCCGTCCGCCAGCCGATCGAATTCATGCAGCAGCATCGCGGCATCATGGCCACGGTGCTGGCTGGCAACACCGGCGCCCGCACCCAGGCGCAGGAGATTCGCGACCGGGTTGACCGCGCCCTGGCGGAACTCTCGGAGGTGGATGCCCGCCTGGGTGGACAGCTTGAGACAGGCAACCGTCTGGCCGAGATCCAGCGCGCCTGGGGCGAGATCAAGTCCGCCAGTGAGAACCTCGCGCCTGCGGAAAGCGTCCGGCGCCATACGGACCTGATTGCCATGACCATGGCCCTGATCAGCCACGTGGCCGACACTTCCAACATCACCCTGGACCCGGACCTGGACAGTTATTACCTGGGTGACGCCCTGGTCAATCGCCTGCTGGGCCTCACCGAGACCATGGGACAGGCCCGCGCCCTGGGTTCCGGCGCCGCCGCCGCAGGACAACTCAGCCCAGAACAGCGTGTGCGGCTAGCGGTGCTGAGCAGCAACATGCGCAGCCTCGACCGCGATCTGCGCTCGGGTCTGGAGGCGGCATTCAACGCCAATCCGACCCTGTCCAGCAGCCTCGGCCGACTGGTCGAGGCTAACAACCAGGCGGTGGCTGATTTTTCGCGCATGCTTCAGGAGCAACTCCTGGATGTGCAGAACATCACCGTGAGTGGTCCCCAGGTGTTCGATGCGGGCACCCGTTCCATCACCGAGACCTATCGCCTCTATGACGCCATGGTGCCGGTACTCGACAACCTGTTCACCACCCGCATCCGAAACCAGACCGCGACCCGCAACCTGGCACTCGTGGTGGTGGCCGGCGTCCTGTTGCTGGTCGCCTATCTGTTCATCGGCCTATACCTGTCCATCCACACCAGCGTACAGCGCATTGGTGATGCCACCCGGCGCATGGCGGGCGGCGATCTGACCACCCGGGTGAGCCTGAACGCCCGCGACGAGATGGGGCAGGTGGCACAACGCTTCAATGACATGGCCGAGCAGTTCGAGGCGTTGATCCAGCAGATCGTCAGCGCCACCAGCCAGCTGGCCTCCGCCTCGGAGGAAGTGGCCGCGGTGTCCAAGGACAGCGCCCGCAACGTGGACCGTCAGCGCCAGGAGACCGATCAGGTGGCCACGGCCATGAACGAGATGACCGCCACGGTGCAGGAGGTCGCCAGCAACGCCGCCGGTGCCGCCGGTGCCGCCAGCAACACCGACAACGAGGCCAAGGGCGGACTGCAGGTGGTCAAATCCACCTCCCAGGCCATCACCGGTCTCGCCAGCGAGGTGGAAAAGGCCGCCGAGGTCATCAGACGCGTGTCTGCTGACAGTGAGACGATCGGCGCGGTGCTGGACGTCATCAAGGGCATCGCCGAGCAGACCAATCTGCTGGCGCTGAATGCCGCCATCGAGGCGGCCCGCGCAGGGGAACAGGGCCGGGGTTTCGCCGTGGTCGCCGACGAGGTGCGTACACTCGCCTCGCGCACCCAGCAGTCCACCCAGGAGATCGAGGAGATGATCGAGCGTCTGCAAAGCGGCGCCCGGGAGGCGGTCAAGGCGATGGGCGCGAGCCGGGAACGCGCCCAGCAGGGTGTCGAGCAGGCCAACGAGGCGGCCGAGGCCCTGGAGGCCATCACCCGCGCCGTGGCCACCATCAACGAGATGAACACCCAGATCGCCTCGGCGGCGGAGCAGCAGAGTGCCACCACGGAGCAGATGAACCGCAGCATCATCAGCATCAGGGAGATCGCTGAGCAGACCGCCAGCGGCGCCGAGCAGACCACCTCAGCCAGCGATGAGCTGGCCCGGCTGGCCGCCGAGCTTCAGTCCCGGGCGGGCAACTTCACCATCTCTCACCGCCCATCCTGA
- a CDS encoding lipid A deacylase LpxR family protein: MTRFLMTLPTLLLALLLVAPAAARDLPAWLPEIPEPPKEPERGILVLEYENDLFAGEDRYYTSGVRASWITPGSGVPGLLRDVGELIPFFPGQGELKASWSIGQSMYTPKDIEEANPSPDDRPYAGWLYVSGGLAEETGDRLDRLQLTLGVVGPASLAEQTQKTIHEFMGSPIPQGWDHQLGNELTLMVSYERQWRSRVRAADEGWRIDLTPHWGGTLGTPFTLVNTGLTLRAGRDLPHDYGPPRIQPALPGSGLFVPRSRWGWYLFAGVDARAVAWNTFLDGNLWRDSPSVDREVFVGDAQLGAVLALGRARLAYTHVFRTPEFRNQEEREDFGALSLSWIF, encoded by the coding sequence ATGACCCGCTTCCTGATGACCCTCCCGACCCTGCTGCTCGCCCTGCTCCTGGTAGCGCCCGCCGCCGCCCGCGACCTGCCCGCCTGGCTGCCGGAGATCCCCGAGCCGCCCAAAGAGCCCGAGCGGGGCATTCTGGTGCTGGAATACGAGAACGACCTGTTCGCCGGCGAGGACCGCTATTACACCAGCGGCGTGCGCGCCAGCTGGATCACGCCCGGCTCCGGCGTACCGGGTCTGCTCAGGGACGTGGGAGAACTGATCCCCTTCTTCCCGGGCCAGGGCGAGCTCAAGGCGTCCTGGTCCATCGGCCAGAGCATGTACACCCCCAAGGACATCGAGGAAGCCAACCCCAGCCCGGACGACCGTCCCTACGCCGGCTGGCTGTACGTGAGCGGCGGCCTGGCGGAGGAGACCGGCGACCGGCTGGACCGCCTGCAACTGACCCTGGGGGTGGTGGGGCCCGCCTCCCTGGCGGAGCAGACCCAGAAGACCATTCACGAATTCATGGGCTCACCGATCCCCCAGGGCTGGGATCACCAGCTGGGCAATGAGCTGACCCTGATGGTCAGCTACGAGCGCCAGTGGCGCTCCCGGGTGCGCGCGGCGGATGAGGGCTGGCGCATCGATCTCACCCCCCACTGGGGCGGCACGCTGGGCACGCCCTTCACCCTGGTGAACACAGGCCTGACCCTGCGTGCCGGCCGCGACCTGCCCCACGACTACGGCCCGCCGCGCATCCAGCCCGCCCTGCCCGGCTCCGGACTGTTCGTGCCCCGCAGCCGTTGGGGCTGGTATCTGTTCGCCGGGGTGGACGCCCGGGCCGTGGCCTGGAACACGTTTCTGGACGGCAACCTCTGGCGCGACAGCCCCAGCGTGGACCGGGAGGTGTTCGTGGGCGACGCCCAGCTGGGCGCCGTCCTGGCCCTGGGCCGGGCACGGCTGGCCTACACCCACGTGTTCCGCACCCCTGAATTCAGGAACCAGGAAGAGCGCGAGGACTTCGGTGCCCTGAGCCTGTCCTGGATATTCTGA
- a CDS encoding MBL fold metallo-hydrolase yields the protein MKRLVLTILLCLCAPFTVLADGQPTGTARPGDYPMAPQQVAPGVYAVITPARDFPNPENLGWNANMAFVVTGDGVLVVDTGSSETMGVALREAIRGVTEQPVRWIVNTHAHGDHWLGNHAFAGESPEILAGSEAAARMQAQADGWIRSFDEMTGGATGQSRTLFPNRLVDAPTTLVLGGTEVTLLPSGGSHSPGDLVIWLPQTRVLIAGDVVYTDRAPSVWDGRVGQWIAFMHELIALEPAVVIPGHGRIEAAETLTRLKTYLTTLWAAVEDGVLQGLPDFETVPLVRERMAEIAAEYPGFEDKVGRSVAHMYTEVEAAAF from the coding sequence GTGAAACGTCTCGTCCTGACCATCCTGCTGTGCCTGTGTGCGCCCTTCACCGTGTTGGCCGACGGCCAGCCGACGGGAACGGCCCGCCCCGGCGACTACCCCATGGCGCCGCAACAGGTGGCCCCCGGCGTGTACGCGGTGATCACCCCGGCGCGGGATTTCCCCAACCCGGAGAACCTGGGCTGGAATGCCAACATGGCCTTTGTAGTCACCGGTGACGGCGTGCTGGTGGTGGACACGGGTTCCTCGGAGACCATGGGCGTGGCCCTGCGCGAGGCCATCCGAGGGGTCACTGAGCAGCCGGTGCGCTGGATCGTCAACACCCATGCCCACGGAGATCACTGGCTGGGCAACCATGCCTTTGCCGGGGAGTCCCCGGAGATCCTGGCCGGCAGCGAGGCCGCCGCGCGCATGCAGGCCCAGGCGGATGGCTGGATCCGCAGCTTCGACGAGATGACCGGCGGCGCCACCGGGCAGTCGCGCACCCTGTTCCCGAACCGCCTGGTCGACGCGCCCACCACCCTGGTCCTGGGGGGCACGGAAGTGACCTTGCTGCCCTCCGGTGGCAGCCACTCCCCCGGCGACCTGGTGATCTGGCTGCCGCAGACCCGGGTGCTGATCGCCGGTGACGTGGTCTACACCGACCGCGCGCCCTCCGTGTGGGACGGGCGCGTGGGCCAGTGGATCGCCTTCATGCACGAACTCATCGCCCTCGAACCCGCCGTGGTCATCCCCGGTCACGGGCGCATCGAGGCTGCGGAGACCCTGACCCGTCTCAAGACCTATCTCACCACGTTGTGGGCAGCGGTGGAGGACGGCGTGCTGCAGGGACTGCCGGATTTCGAGACCGTGCCCCTGGTGCGCGAACGCATGGCGGAGATCGCGGCCGAGTATCCGGGCTTCGAGGACAAGGTGGGCCGCTCGGTGGCGCACATGTACACGGAAGTGGAGGCGGCGGCGTTCTGA
- a CDS encoding potassium/proton antiporter: MELTNQIILLGSAVLLLSVLSSVISARVGAPILLVFLVIGMLLGEEGPGGVMFHDVQLAHLFGSLALAIILFDGGLRTPVKNFRVGLKPAVVLATLGVVLTAGITGIFAAWWLGLHWMEGLLLGAIVGSTDAAAVFSLLHGRGLELKQRVGATLEIESGSNDPMAIFLTIVFIELLITGPQNMGLVVLWEFIQQMGLGALIGIAGGFALVWIINRLDLAPGLYPLAALAGGLTVFGIASQVNGSGFLAIYLAGLVLGNRPLQASQNINRFHDGIARLSQIGMFLMLGLLVTPSALVDVAVDALLIAAVLILLARPLAVWISLLPFHFPWREQGFIAWVGLRGAVPIILALFPMLAGLEQATMLFNIVFFVVLISLVVQGWTVAPAARLLRLEVPPTTHVVQRVELDIPGQQEMELVGYRLADNTPVVQEKWTSFVLPKSVRVVAHLRDKQLLESLELLDLRAGDYLYLMAAPDDLPDLDRLFVPRAAPKRLSEQTFFGEFVLNGDAQLGDLSLAYGLTLPEGVAEQTVEEYIRKKLHTAPVVGDRASLAGVELVVREMEGARITRVGLKLSR; the protein is encoded by the coding sequence GTGGAACTCACCAACCAGATCATCCTGCTGGGCAGCGCGGTGCTGCTGCTGAGCGTGCTCTCCAGCGTGATCAGCGCCCGCGTCGGCGCGCCCATCCTGCTGGTGTTCCTGGTCATCGGCATGCTGCTGGGCGAGGAAGGTCCCGGCGGCGTCATGTTCCACGACGTGCAGCTGGCGCACCTGTTCGGGAGCCTGGCGCTGGCCATCATCCTGTTCGACGGCGGACTGCGCACGCCGGTGAAAAACTTCCGGGTGGGGCTCAAGCCCGCAGTGGTGCTGGCCACCCTGGGGGTGGTGCTCACCGCCGGGATCACCGGCATCTTCGCCGCCTGGTGGCTGGGTCTGCACTGGATGGAGGGCCTGCTGCTGGGGGCCATCGTCGGCTCCACCGACGCGGCCGCAGTGTTCTCCCTGCTGCACGGGCGCGGTCTTGAGCTCAAGCAGCGCGTGGGCGCGACGCTCGAGATCGAGTCGGGCAGCAACGACCCCATGGCCATTTTCCTCACCATCGTGTTCATCGAGCTGCTCATCACCGGGCCGCAGAACATGGGCCTGGTGGTGCTCTGGGAGTTCATTCAGCAGATGGGCCTGGGCGCGCTGATCGGCATCGCCGGCGGCTTCGCCCTGGTGTGGATCATCAACCGCCTGGACCTCGCCCCCGGCCTCTATCCCCTGGCGGCCCTGGCCGGTGGACTCACCGTGTTCGGCATCGCCAGCCAGGTCAACGGCTCCGGCTTTCTCGCCATCTACCTGGCGGGCCTGGTGCTGGGCAACCGGCCGCTGCAGGCCAGCCAGAACATCAACCGCTTCCACGACGGCATTGCGCGCCTGTCCCAGATCGGCATGTTCCTCATGCTGGGCCTGCTGGTGACGCCCTCGGCGCTGGTGGACGTGGCCGTGGATGCCCTGCTGATCGCCGCCGTGCTGATCCTGCTGGCCCGCCCCCTGGCGGTGTGGATCTCCCTGCTGCCCTTCCACTTCCCCTGGCGCGAGCAGGGCTTCATCGCCTGGGTGGGCCTGCGCGGCGCGGTGCCCATCATCCTGGCCCTGTTCCCCATGCTGGCCGGTCTGGAACAGGCAACCATGCTGTTCAACATCGTGTTCTTCGTGGTGCTGATCTCCCTGGTCGTACAGGGCTGGACCGTGGCGCCCGCCGCGCGGCTGCTGCGCCTGGAGGTGCCGCCCACCACCCACGTGGTGCAGCGCGTGGAGCTGGACATCCCCGGTCAGCAGGAGATGGAGCTGGTGGGTTATCGCCTGGCGGACAACACCCCGGTGGTGCAGGAGAAGTGGACCAGCTTCGTGCTGCCGAAGAGCGTGCGCGTGGTGGCCCACCTGCGGGACAAGCAGTTGCTGGAGTCCCTGGAACTGCTGGACCTGCGCGCCGGCGACTATCTCTACCTGATGGCGGCGCCGGATGACCTGCCGGACCTGGACCGCCTGTTCGTGCCTCGGGCCGCGCCCAAGCGTCTTTCGGAGCAGACCTTCTTCGGCGAGTTCGTGCTCAACGGCGATGCGCAGCTGGGCGACCTGTCCCTGGCCTACGGGCTCACGCTGCCGGAGGGCGTGGCGGAGCAGACGGTGGAGGAGTACATCCGCAAGAAACTGCACACCGCGCCGGTGGTCGGCGACCGCGCGTCCCTGGCCGGCGTGGAGCTGGTGGTGCGCGAGATGGAAGGCGCACGCATCACCCGGGTGGGCCTCAAGCTTTCCCGATGA
- the yegQ gene encoding tRNA 5-hydroxyuridine modification protein YegQ: MKTPELLAPAGTLRNLHYALAYGADAVYAGMPRYSLRVRNNDFSRLEQLAKGIEATHAAGKRFFLATNVLPHNSKVRSFLADIEAVVELGPDALIMADPGLIMLVRERWPEMPVHLSVQANTMNYASVRFWQQLGLTRIILSRELSLDQVEEIRQECPDMELEVFVHGALCIAYSGRCLLSGYFNHRDANQGTCTNSCRWDYTVHEATTDASGDVQLWRPDEDEPERDIRAQQPYLIEERERPGELMPVEEDEHGTYIMNSKDLRAVEHVERLVRMGIDSLKIEGRTKSHYYVARTAQVYRRAIDDAVAGRRFDPSLLGVLENLANRGYTDGFYQRHHDSEYQNYLTQHSDSLKQRFVGEVLSYEPASGLAEVEVKNKFAVGDTLELILPEGNRRFTLERMEGPEGEAMAEAPGAGYRVRIPLEAQSCEMGLLARDLC; the protein is encoded by the coding sequence ATGAAGACCCCGGAACTGCTCGCCCCCGCAGGTACCCTGCGCAACCTGCACTACGCCCTGGCCTACGGCGCCGATGCCGTCTATGCCGGCATGCCCCGCTACAGCCTGCGGGTGAGGAACAACGACTTCAGCCGCCTGGAACAGCTGGCGAAAGGCATCGAGGCGACCCACGCGGCGGGCAAGCGCTTCTTCCTGGCCACCAACGTGCTGCCCCACAACAGCAAGGTGAGGAGCTTCCTCGCGGACATCGAGGCGGTGGTTGAGCTGGGGCCCGACGCGCTGATCATGGCCGACCCGGGACTGATCATGCTGGTGCGTGAACGCTGGCCGGAGATGCCCGTGCATCTCTCGGTGCAGGCCAACACCATGAACTACGCCAGCGTCAGATTCTGGCAGCAGCTGGGACTGACCCGCATCATCCTGTCCCGGGAACTGTCCCTGGACCAGGTGGAGGAGATCCGCCAGGAATGCCCGGACATGGAGCTGGAGGTGTTCGTACACGGCGCCCTGTGCATTGCCTATTCCGGGCGCTGCCTGCTGTCGGGCTATTTCAATCACCGGGACGCCAACCAGGGCACCTGCACCAATTCCTGCCGCTGGGATTACACCGTGCATGAGGCCACGACCGATGCCAGCGGCGATGTGCAGCTCTGGCGCCCGGACGAGGACGAACCCGAACGCGACATCCGCGCGCAACAGCCTTACCTGATCGAGGAACGTGAGCGCCCCGGCGAGCTGATGCCCGTGGAGGAGGACGAGCACGGCACCTACATCATGAACTCCAAGGACCTGCGTGCCGTGGAGCACGTGGAGCGCCTGGTGCGCATGGGCATCGACAGCCTGAAGATCGAGGGCCGCACCAAGTCCCACTACTACGTGGCCCGCACCGCCCAGGTCTACCGGCGCGCAATCGACGATGCCGTGGCCGGGCGCCGCTTCGATCCCAGCCTGCTGGGGGTGCTGGAGAACCTGGCCAACCGGGGCTACACCGACGGCTTCTACCAGCGCCACCACGACAGCGAATACCAGAACTACCTCACCCAGCATTCCGACAGCCTCAAGCAGCGCTTCGTGGGCGAGGTGCTCAGCTACGAGCCGGCCAGTGGTCTGGCGGAGGTGGAGGTGAAGAACAAGTTCGCGGTGGGAGACACCCTGGAGCTGATCCTGCCCGAGGGCAACCGGCGCTTCACCCTGGAACGCATGGAAGGCCCGGAGGGCGAGGCCATGGCCGAGGCGCCCGGGGCCGGTTACCGGGTGCGCATCCCATTGGAAGCGCAGTCCTGCGAGATGGGTCTGCTGGCGCGGGATCTATGCTGA
- a CDS encoding DUF6279 family lipoprotein, whose amino-acid sequence MNRILRLLVLAVLLLGLSGCTVRFVYNQLDWLAPWYLRNYVTLDDAQRAMLDERLAVRLDWHCSSELPRYAQWLRSVEADLRAGEVSAQRLSAHLEVAEIFLRSLGSRLPPDAAALLVTFSDVQIEELFENLEDRLADNRKEFVDKPAEVLQQERAERIERRLRRWLGRLNTAQQARLEAWSVGLAPFGEPWLENRARWQADLREAIEGLRHDPLALEARLETLLVYPERGWSEEYRTRMDFNREQTLALLVDLYRLSSERQRERLISRIGSLARDFERLSCAVETAA is encoded by the coding sequence ATGAACCGCATCCTGCGACTGCTGGTGCTCGCCGTCCTGCTGCTGGGCCTGTCCGGCTGCACGGTGCGTTTCGTCTACAACCAGCTGGACTGGCTGGCCCCCTGGTATCTGCGCAACTACGTGACACTCGACGACGCCCAGCGGGCCATGCTGGACGAGCGCCTGGCTGTGCGCCTGGACTGGCATTGCAGCAGCGAACTGCCCCGCTATGCCCAGTGGCTGCGCAGCGTCGAGGCCGACCTGCGCGCCGGCGAGGTGAGCGCACAACGCCTGTCCGCGCACCTGGAGGTGGCCGAGATCTTCCTGAGAAGCCTGGGCAGCCGTCTGCCGCCGGACGCCGCCGCCCTGCTGGTCACCTTCTCGGACGTGCAGATCGAGGAGCTGTTCGAGAACCTGGAAGACCGCCTGGCGGACAACCGCAAGGAGTTCGTGGACAAGCCCGCCGAGGTGCTGCAGCAGGAGCGGGCCGAGCGCATCGAACGCCGCCTGCGCCGCTGGCTGGGGCGCCTGAACACCGCCCAGCAGGCGCGCCTGGAGGCCTGGAGTGTGGGCCTGGCACCCTTCGGGGAGCCCTGGCTTGAGAACCGCGCCCGCTGGCAGGCTGATCTGCGCGAGGCCATCGAGGGCCTGCGCCACGACCCGCTCGCCCTGGAGGCACGGCTGGAGACCCTCCTGGTCTACCCGGAACGGGGCTGGTCGGAGGAATACCGCACGCGCATGGACTTCAACCGGGAACAGACCCTGGCCCTGCTGGTGGATCTCTACCGGCTTTCATCGGAGCGCCAGCGGGAACGGCTCATCAGCCGCATCGGCAGCCTGGCCCGGGACTTCGAGCGCCTGAGCTGCGCGGTTGAGACAGCGGCTTGA
- a CDS encoding cytochrome b/b6 domain-containing protein yields the protein MNKHTEIRVWDPFVRVFHWGLAAAFFIAYLSGDAWLDLHTLAGYTALGLILARLPWGVIGTRHARFSDFVRPPRVALAYVRDLFLGRAKRHLGHNPAGGLMILALLVTLPLVALSGMALLSAEEGAGPLAGLMAGSPHWLAEGIEGLHEFLANLVLLMVGVHVLGVLVESLLHRENLIRAMFTGAKPARDDDEQDRPGPLHLN from the coding sequence ATGAACAAGCACACTGAAATCCGCGTCTGGGACCCCTTCGTGCGCGTCTTCCACTGGGGCCTGGCGGCTGCCTTCTTCATCGCCTACCTCTCCGGCGATGCCTGGCTGGACCTGCACACCCTGGCCGGCTACACCGCGCTCGGCCTGATCCTGGCACGTCTCCCCTGGGGTGTCATCGGCACCCGCCACGCCCGCTTCAGCGATTTCGTGCGCCCGCCGCGGGTGGCCCTGGCCTACGTCCGGGACCTGTTCCTGGGCCGGGCGAAGCGCCACCTGGGCCACAACCCCGCCGGCGGACTGATGATCCTCGCCCTGCTGGTGACCCTTCCCCTGGTTGCCCTCTCCGGCATGGCCCTGCTGAGCGCCGAGGAGGGGGCCGGGCCGCTGGCCGGGCTCATGGCCGGCAGCCCCCACTGGCTGGCCGAGGGGATCGAGGGCCTGCACGAATTCCTGGCCAACCTGGTGCTGCTCATGGTTGGCGTACACGTCCTCGGTGTGCTGGTGGAAAGCCTGCTGCACCGGGAAAACCTCATCCGCGCCATGTTCACCGGGGCCAAGCCGGCGCGGGATGACGATGAGCAAGACCGGCCTGGCCCCTTGCATCTAAACTGA
- a CDS encoding PepSY domain-containing protein: protein MKAKTLIVTTLVAALLGSGAALASDRMRYNEVLQLRESGQIMAMEEIMTRARQEQPGHLIEAELEREDGRYTYELKILDAEGRVHELEMDAATGRVLKRKIKD from the coding sequence ATGAAAGCCAAGACCCTGATCGTCACCACCCTGGTTGCCGCCCTGCTGGGCAGCGGTGCCGCGCTTGCCAGCGATCGCATGCGCTACAACGAGGTCCTGCAACTGCGCGAGAGCGGCCAGATCATGGCCATGGAGGAGATCATGACCCGTGCCCGTCAGGAGCAGCCCGGTCACCTGATCGAGGCGGAACTGGAGCGCGAGGACGGCCGCTATACCTACGAGCTCAAGATCCTGGACGCCGAAGGACGTGTCCATGAGCTTGAGATGGATGCGGCCACCGGTCGCGTGCTCAAGCGCAAGATCAAGGACTGA
- a CDS encoding response regulator transcription factor: MRVLIVEDDAELGPRLRQRLAREGLAVDLAANGIDGRHLGETEPYDLVILDLGLPDLSGLDILTAWRRAGLSMPVLILTARDGWRERVEGLRAGADDYLGKPFHTEELLARVQALLRRGAPVRDTVLHVGPWRLDEQRQCLLNESGEETALTATEYRLLRYFLRHPGEVLSKTQLSEHLYEYESERDSNVLEVYVRRLRDKLGRDLIETRRGQGYVLRKT, translated from the coding sequence GTGCGGGTGCTCATCGTCGAGGATGACGCCGAACTGGGGCCGCGCCTGCGGCAACGGCTGGCCAGGGAGGGCCTCGCCGTGGATCTCGCCGCCAACGGCATCGATGGACGGCACCTGGGCGAGACCGAACCCTACGACCTGGTCATCCTCGACCTGGGCCTGCCGGATCTTTCCGGCCTGGACATTCTCACCGCCTGGCGCAGGGCCGGGCTCTCCATGCCCGTGCTGATCCTCACCGCCCGGGACGGCTGGCGGGAACGGGTGGAAGGGCTGCGCGCGGGCGCAGACGATTACCTGGGAAAACCCTTTCACACCGAGGAACTGCTGGCCCGGGTCCAGGCCCTGCTGCGCCGGGGCGCGCCGGTGCGCGACACGGTCTTGCATGTGGGCCCCTGGCGGCTGGACGAGCAGCGCCAGTGCCTGCTGAATGAGTCGGGCGAGGAGACGGCGCTCACGGCCACCGAATACCGCCTGCTGCGCTATTTCCTGCGCCATCCCGGCGAAGTGCTCTCCAAGACCCAGCTCTCCGAACACCTCTACGAATACGAAAGCGAACGGGACAGCAACGTGCTCGAGGTCTACGTGCGCCGCCTGCGCGACAAGCTGGGCCGGGATCTCATCGAGACCCGCCGGGGCCAGGGCTACGTGCTGAGGAAGACCTGA